In Deinococcus puniceus, one genomic interval encodes:
- a CDS encoding YdeI/OmpD-associated family protein codes for MSPDLPAPADFEPEDRAGWREWLSQHHASARGVWLVLRKKAAPVPNLTWAEAVQEALCFGWIDSKPRKMDDTRSALYFAPRKAGSGWSAVNKNHIERLVAAGQMTAAGQARIDAAKADGSWALLDSVEALQVPDDLAEALSTVSGALDGWNGFPDSAKKGILQWIVQAKTAPTRAKRIAQTAELAAQGIRANSWKPGR; via the coding sequence ATGTCCCCAGACCTGCCCGCGCCCGCAGACTTCGAACCGGAAGACCGCGCCGGGTGGCGAGAATGGCTGAGTCAGCATCATGCCTCGGCGCGGGGCGTGTGGCTGGTACTCCGCAAAAAGGCCGCGCCCGTGCCCAACCTGACGTGGGCCGAAGCCGTGCAGGAAGCCCTGTGCTTTGGCTGGATAGACAGCAAGCCGCGCAAGATGGACGACACGCGCTCGGCGCTGTATTTCGCGCCGCGCAAGGCTGGGAGTGGCTGGAGCGCGGTCAATAAGAACCATATAGAACGGCTCGTTGCGGCAGGCCAAATGACGGCGGCAGGGCAGGCCCGCATAGACGCCGCCAAAGCGGATGGCTCGTGGGCGCTGCTGGACAGCGTGGAAGCCCTACAGGTGCCGGACGATCTGGCTGAAGCTCTGAGTACGGTTTCCGGCGCACTGGACGGCTGGAACGGCTTCCCCGACAGCGCCAAGAAGGGCATCTTGCAATGGATCGTGCAGGCCAAAACCGCGCCGACTCGCGCGAAACGTATTGCCCAAACGGCGGAATTGGCCGCGCAAGGCATCCGGGCCAACTCTTGGAAGCCGGGGCGTTAA
- a CDS encoding aldo/keto reductase family protein has protein sequence MEYRNLGKSGLKVSEVALGGWETYGRSVNEEQLVRDIVMKAYEEGVNFFDQADVYARGKSEEMMGAVLRELPRHTLVISSKVFWPMSDDVNDRGLSRKHVLESIDKSLKRLGTDYLDIYFAHRYDESVPMEEIVMAFDQVVRSGRAMYWGTSMWPAARIAQAVEFARAHGLHAPVTEQPEYSMLRRERVEKEILPYTQDAGVGLVVWSPLAMGLLTGKYDEGKPEGARLTENENWGKNFLTDENIQKVRDLKPIADDLGITRAQLALAWILRQPGVSSVITGATKVSQIEDTVKAAGVRLSEDVSGKIEAVLGR, from the coding sequence ATGGAATACCGGAACTTGGGCAAGAGTGGTCTTAAAGTCAGTGAAGTGGCGCTGGGCGGCTGGGAAACGTATGGCCGCAGCGTGAACGAAGAGCAACTCGTGCGCGATATCGTGATGAAGGCCTACGAGGAAGGCGTGAATTTCTTCGATCAGGCCGATGTGTACGCGCGCGGCAAGTCCGAAGAGATGATGGGCGCGGTGCTGCGCGAGTTGCCCCGCCACACGCTGGTCATTTCCAGCAAAGTGTTCTGGCCCATGAGTGACGACGTGAATGACCGGGGCCTCAGCAGAAAGCACGTGCTGGAAAGCATCGACAAGAGCCTGAAGCGCTTGGGCACCGATTACCTCGACATCTATTTTGCCCACCGCTACGACGAAAGTGTACCGATGGAAGAAATTGTGATGGCGTTCGATCAAGTCGTGCGTTCGGGCCGCGCCATGTACTGGGGAACGAGCATGTGGCCCGCCGCCCGCATTGCACAGGCCGTAGAATTTGCCCGCGCACACGGCCTGCACGCCCCCGTCACCGAGCAGCCCGAATACTCCATGCTGCGCCGCGAGCGCGTGGAAAAAGAAATTTTGCCGTACACCCAGGATGCGGGCGTGGGCCTGGTGGTCTGGAGTCCGCTGGCGATGGGCCTGCTGACCGGCAAATACGACGAAGGCAAGCCCGAAGGCGCACGCCTGACCGAAAACGAGAACTGGGGCAAGAACTTCCTGACCGACGAAAACATTCAGAAGGTGCGTGACCTGAAGCCCATTGCCGACGATTTGGGAATTACGCGGGCGCAATTGGCGCTGGCCTGGATTCTGCGCCAGCCGGGCGTCAGCAGCGTGATTACCGGGGCCACCAAAGTCAGCCAGATCGAGGACACCGTGAAGGCCGCTGGAGTCCGCCTCAGCGAAGACGTGAGTGGCAAGATCGAGGCGGTATTGGGGCGCTGA